A region of Streptomyces sp. NBC_01750 DNA encodes the following proteins:
- a CDS encoding YncE family protein, with protein sequence MAVVGPAAAAAAPTAPRVTTGGAAHAGAADLREVMFVGNNWDGTADVIASHGDFSKIGRINVIPDKAQRLTEIYLNPVKLIYFLGIRNGPGEGHDQFVDDMYSTPDGSAMVVSRPSFADVVSIDMTTGRVNWRFPVSGYRSDHMAVSPDGTRVALSASTSNTVHVLDIRTGKQLGSFKTGDKPHENVFTDGGKYLWNMSIGEVNTALDDPAMDWTKGDRRITVVDAAAFKEVKVIDMRSRLDAFGRKDLSDAVRPVAFTPDQSKLYFQVSFFNGFLEYDIASDRITRAKTLPKNPATSEDRTTWVNDSRHHGMSMNSAGDKLCIAGTMDDYATIVDRNSLQEGPLVPASKPYWATVSGDGTSCVISESGADRVTAIDFATGRKVASVAVGDHPQRVRIAHVAADWTSPAG encoded by the coding sequence ATGGCCGTCGTGGGCCCGGCGGCAGCGGCCGCCGCGCCCACCGCTCCTCGAGTGACGACCGGCGGCGCCGCACATGCCGGCGCAGCCGATCTCAGGGAGGTGATGTTCGTGGGCAACAACTGGGACGGCACCGCCGACGTCATCGCGTCCCACGGCGACTTCTCCAAGATCGGCCGCATCAACGTCATACCGGACAAGGCCCAGCGGCTCACGGAGATCTACCTCAACCCGGTCAAGCTGATCTACTTCCTCGGCATCCGCAACGGCCCCGGCGAGGGACACGACCAGTTCGTCGACGACATGTACTCCACCCCGGACGGCTCGGCGATGGTCGTCTCCCGCCCGAGCTTCGCCGACGTCGTGTCGATCGACATGACCACCGGCCGGGTCAACTGGCGCTTCCCCGTCTCCGGATACCGCTCCGACCACATGGCGGTGTCCCCCGACGGCACCCGCGTCGCCCTCTCGGCCTCCACCTCCAACACCGTCCATGTGCTCGACATCCGGACCGGGAAGCAGCTCGGGTCGTTCAAGACCGGCGACAAGCCGCACGAGAACGTCTTCACCGACGGTGGCAAGTATCTGTGGAACATGTCGATCGGCGAGGTCAACACCGCGCTCGACGACCCCGCCATGGACTGGACGAAGGGCGATCGCCGCATCACCGTCGTCGACGCCGCCGCTTTCAAGGAGGTGAAGGTCATCGACATGCGCTCGCGGCTCGACGCCTTCGGCCGCAAGGACTTGTCCGACGCGGTGCGGCCCGTCGCCTTCACACCGGACCAGTCCAAGCTCTACTTCCAGGTCTCCTTCTTCAACGGCTTCCTCGAGTACGACATCGCATCCGACCGGATCACCCGGGCGAAGACGCTGCCGAAGAACCCGGCTACCAGCGAAGACCGCACCACATGGGTAAACGACTCCCGCCACCACGGTATGTCGATGAACTCCGCGGGCGACAAGCTGTGCATCGCCGGGACCATGGACGACTACGCGACGATCGTCGACCGGAACTCGCTCCAGGAGGGGCCGCTGGTGCCGGCCTCGAAGCCGTACTGGGCGACCGTGAGCGGCGACGGCACATCCTGCGTCATCTCGGAGAGCGGCGCCGACCGCGTCACTGCGATCGACTTCGCCACCGGCAGAAAGGTCGCGTCCGTAGCGGTCGGCGACCACCCGCAGCGTGTACGCATCGCCCATGTGGCCGCCGACTGGACCAGCCCCGCCGGCTGA
- a CDS encoding pyridoxamine 5'-phosphate oxidase family protein produces MSPHDETVGSPGERMVQKQFGTADRAADFYDRQMHDFLTPPMREFIARQTMVFLSTADASGACDSTFRAGPPGFVTALDARTLTYPEYRGNGVLASVGNITENPHLGLLFIDFTRHHIGLHINGAAELRTEQEQRAEYPSLPMDAAPGRQPQMWIHMTVEEAYVHCSKHIPHLEPAPRPRASEMNRPKDAAYFTDRMPAYPAASGADSGESPPESRRLRRWLRR; encoded by the coding sequence GTGAGCCCACACGACGAGACCGTCGGCTCCCCCGGCGAGCGAATGGTGCAGAAGCAGTTCGGCACCGCCGACCGCGCGGCCGACTTCTACGACCGGCAGATGCATGACTTCCTCACGCCCCCCATGCGGGAGTTCATAGCCCGACAGACCATGGTGTTCCTGTCCACGGCCGACGCGAGCGGCGCCTGCGACTCCACCTTCCGCGCCGGGCCGCCCGGGTTCGTCACCGCGCTGGACGCCCGCACATTGACCTACCCCGAATACCGCGGCAACGGCGTGCTGGCCAGCGTCGGAAACATCACCGAGAACCCTCATCTCGGTCTGCTCTTCATCGACTTCACTCGACACCACATAGGCCTGCACATCAATGGAGCGGCCGAACTGCGCACCGAGCAGGAGCAACGTGCCGAATACCCGAGCCTCCCGATGGACGCAGCACCCGGCCGACAGCCGCAGATGTGGATACACATGACGGTCGAGGAGGCGTATGTCCACTGCTCCAAGCACATCCCGCACCTGGAACCCGCTCCACGGCCGCGCGCCTCGGAAATGAATCGCCCCAAGGATGCCGCATACTTCACCGACCGGATGCCCGCCTACCCCGCGGCGTCCGGGGCGGACTCCGGCGAGAGCCCTCCGGAATCCCGTCGGCTCCGTCGATGGCTCCGGCGCTGA
- a CDS encoding sodium/solute symporter, whose translation MNPDVLLAAVPGTLDTDTRSLVLVGFLTLIVPILFISVLSGPERDRVNEFYTAGRRLPPLRGALVLSGAYLSAATVLGTTGTVAVFGYDGLFIALCTVLSLGVLLLLAAPLRERGSYTLGDTFALRAPGPAVRIAVAFVTLSACVPYLVVQLSGAGATTAMLMGLSGPGAAQTAIVMIGALVVCATAFGGMRGTLALQVIKTVALLCMAVAVTAVLFHRFHWSTDSLVDAARQGSGRPAVYMRPGLRFAGSTGARGTLDFVGLMITIVLGVACMPHVAMQLNAARDPASARRTVRHTVGIVGAFCLATAVTGFAAAALIGAPAILAADPGGNSSLLMLTGELAGGSSIDTGGAFLVVLVSSAVFLTALSVVASVTLAAAGAIAHDLYTQVLFRGSTTEGREVAAARWASAGVGILSIGLAVWVQGWNVGFLSALALGVAASCLLPALVYSLFWKGYTRTGLLWTLYGGLCCAIGLQISGPVFSGTPLAFFPEWHLNWFPLQTVVLVSMPVAFLLGWLGSVVGRRRVPGGAERAMA comes from the coding sequence ATGAATCCTGACGTCCTCCTCGCCGCCGTGCCCGGCACCCTGGACACGGACACGCGCTCCCTGGTTCTCGTGGGCTTTCTGACCTTGATCGTCCCCATACTGTTCATCAGCGTTCTCAGCGGCCCTGAGAGGGACCGGGTCAACGAGTTCTACACAGCAGGCCGCAGGCTTCCGCCGCTGCGGGGGGCCCTCGTACTGTCCGGGGCCTACCTGTCCGCGGCCACGGTGCTCGGCACCACCGGCACCGTGGCGGTCTTTGGCTACGACGGTCTGTTCATCGCTCTGTGCACCGTGCTCTCACTCGGCGTGCTCCTCCTGCTGGCCGCCCCCCTGCGCGAGCGCGGCAGCTACACCTTGGGTGACACCTTCGCTCTGCGGGCTCCGGGGCCCGCGGTGAGGATCGCGGTTGCCTTCGTGACATTGAGCGCATGCGTCCCCTACCTGGTTGTGCAACTCTCCGGTGCGGGAGCGACCACCGCGATGCTGATGGGGCTGTCGGGGCCGGGCGCCGCACAGACGGCCATCGTCATGATCGGCGCGCTGGTCGTCTGCGCCACAGCGTTCGGCGGTATGCGTGGAACCCTCGCCCTTCAGGTGATCAAAACGGTGGCGCTGCTCTGCATGGCCGTGGCCGTGACAGCTGTGCTGTTCCATCGCTTCCACTGGAGCACCGACTCGCTCGTCGACGCCGCCAGACAGGGCAGCGGCCGACCGGCCGTCTATATGCGTCCAGGCCTCCGGTTCGCCGGCAGCACCGGCGCCCGGGGCACACTCGACTTCGTCGGCTTGATGATCACCATCGTGCTGGGGGTGGCGTGCATGCCCCACGTTGCCATGCAACTCAACGCGGCTCGCGACCCGGCCTCCGCGCGCCGCACGGTGCGCCACACCGTCGGCATCGTCGGTGCTTTCTGCCTCGCCACAGCGGTGACGGGGTTCGCGGCCGCCGCGTTGATCGGTGCCCCGGCGATCCTGGCCGCGGATCCGGGAGGCAACAGCAGCCTGCTGATGCTCACCGGCGAGCTGGCGGGCGGCTCGTCCATCGACACGGGCGGGGCATTCCTCGTCGTTCTCGTTTCCTCCGCGGTGTTCCTCACCGCGCTGTCGGTCGTGGCGAGCGTGACGCTGGCGGCCGCCGGTGCGATCGCCCACGACCTGTACACGCAGGTTCTGTTCCGTGGGAGTACGACCGAGGGCCGGGAGGTTGCCGCCGCGCGCTGGGCGTCCGCCGGGGTCGGAATACTGAGCATCGGGTTGGCGGTCTGGGTCCAGGGATGGAACGTCGGTTTCCTGTCGGCTCTCGCTCTGGGGGTGGCTGCCTCCTGTCTGCTGCCGGCGCTGGTGTACTCACTCTTCTGGAAGGGCTACACACGAACCGGGCTGCTCTGGACGCTGTACGGAGGCCTGTGCTGTGCCATCGGGCTGCAGATCTCCGGCCCGGTCTTCTCGGGCACGCCCTTGGCGTTCTTCCCGGAGTGGCACCTCAACTGGTTCCCGCTCCAGACGGTTGTCCTCGTGTCCATGCCGGTCGCGTTCCTGCTCGGCTGGCTGGGCAGCGTTGTGGGAAGGCGGCGGGTGCCGGGGGGCGCGGAGCGTGCCATGGCATAG
- a CDS encoding PucR family transcriptional regulator, with protein MQTSSRSHDAVVSAPLTDRIMNSSPLQLFDSACRHLLGRGTEFADSVVEKIRSEVPYYADLVLAPPDLRQSVSTGVRHGLEASLDPTRIVDVERYTRELGIRRAQQGRPLDEVLHAFRVAGSEVWSGIIGVVERDGLGDSRQLVHVAELVWKSNDRDAVLVADAYRQVAHGVASRHGERVRLILAALLENRTEPDFTRDAAAILDLPLGGRFAVAALRATPPYGHVPKTVPEVRGIRMLRHTCPQGDVLVAHLGDRPLDALASGLAAGPGMRIGISPVVQGLDSLSRARDMAELAVRTCRADGEIARLDTCLPDGLLISRPDLSAELAHRVLRPLYDLEPADRDTLFDTLGIWVENGGSAVRTARHMFCHRNTVLNRLRRFEQITGLALSRPRDLVQLTLALDAHRLLGPAAVLGAPYELNPLPSA; from the coding sequence ATGCAAACCAGTTCTCGCAGCCACGACGCAGTCGTCAGCGCCCCGCTGACCGATCGCATCATGAATTCCTCCCCTCTCCAGCTCTTCGACAGTGCCTGCCGGCACCTTCTGGGGCGTGGGACGGAATTCGCCGACAGCGTGGTGGAGAAGATCCGCTCCGAGGTGCCGTACTACGCCGACCTGGTGCTGGCACCACCGGACCTGAGGCAATCCGTGAGCACAGGCGTACGCCACGGGCTGGAAGCCAGCCTGGATCCGACCAGGATCGTGGACGTCGAGCGTTACACAAGAGAGCTCGGCATAAGACGCGCGCAACAAGGCCGCCCTCTCGACGAGGTGCTGCACGCCTTCCGTGTCGCCGGCTCGGAGGTGTGGAGCGGGATCATCGGTGTGGTGGAGCGGGACGGACTCGGCGACTCGCGCCAGCTGGTACACGTGGCCGAGCTGGTGTGGAAGAGCAACGACCGCGACGCCGTCCTCGTCGCCGACGCCTACCGGCAGGTCGCCCACGGCGTCGCCAGCCGGCACGGTGAACGCGTCCGCCTGATCCTCGCCGCACTGCTGGAGAACCGCACCGAACCCGATTTCACCCGGGATGCGGCGGCGATCCTCGATTTGCCGCTCGGCGGACGCTTCGCGGTAGCGGCGCTGCGGGCCACACCGCCCTACGGCCACGTGCCCAAGACCGTTCCCGAGGTACGCGGCATCCGAATGCTGCGCCACACCTGTCCACAGGGCGATGTGCTCGTCGCCCACCTGGGCGACCGTCCTCTGGACGCGCTCGCCTCCGGCCTGGCCGCCGGTCCCGGGATGCGTATCGGGATCAGCCCTGTCGTGCAGGGTCTGGACAGCCTGTCGCGTGCGCGTGACATGGCCGAACTCGCCGTTCGCACCTGCCGGGCCGACGGTGAGATCGCCCGGCTCGACACCTGCCTGCCCGACGGGCTCCTGATCTCACGGCCCGACCTGTCCGCCGAGCTGGCCCACCGGGTGCTCCGGCCCCTGTACGACCTTGAGCCCGCCGACCGTGACACGCTCTTCGACACCCTCGGTATCTGGGTGGAGAACGGTGGCTCCGCCGTCAGGACCGCCCGGCACATGTTCTGCCATCGCAACACCGTGCTCAATCGTCTGCGCCGCTTCGAGCAGATTACCGGACTCGCTCTGTCCCGCCCACGCGATCTGGTGCAGCTCACCCTCGCGCTCGACGCGCACCGCCTGCTCGGACCAGCCGCCGTTCTGGGCGCCCCGTACGAATTGAACCCCCTGCCGTCTGCCTGA
- a CDS encoding TetR/AcrR family transcriptional regulator, which translates to MAGRLRQPTGRYAGRSAEERQADRRQRFLAAGLQLFGDSPGYRATTVAALSEAAGLSTRQFYEEFRTLEDVLAALHLQVNDWAEEAALAALVDVDGLPIAERAAAAFRAYAANVTGDPRRIRITFVEIIGVSPRLEEQRLARRSRWVDLICAEAAAAVGRGEAAPRDYRVAAAAFIGSVNGLLHDWRAGWVDATLDQVVDELVLLLLGIVRPAGWWPGA; encoded by the coding sequence GTGGCGGGCAGGCTCAGACAACCGACTGGCCGTTACGCAGGCAGGTCCGCCGAGGAACGGCAGGCCGACCGGCGTCAGCGGTTTCTTGCTGCCGGGCTCCAGCTCTTCGGCGACAGTCCCGGCTACCGCGCCACGACCGTGGCCGCTCTGAGCGAGGCCGCGGGACTGTCCACCCGTCAGTTCTACGAGGAGTTCCGCACCCTCGAAGACGTGCTCGCCGCCCTGCACCTTCAGGTCAACGACTGGGCGGAGGAGGCCGCCCTTGCCGCGCTCGTCGATGTGGACGGTCTGCCGATCGCGGAACGCGCCGCGGCGGCCTTCCGCGCCTATGCCGCCAACGTCACCGGCGATCCACGCCGTATCCGGATCACATTCGTCGAGATCATCGGTGTCAGCCCGCGGCTGGAGGAGCAGCGTCTGGCCCGGCGCTCCCGCTGGGTGGATCTCATCTGCGCGGAAGCCGCGGCGGCGGTCGGGCGGGGTGAGGCGGCGCCTCGTGACTACCGGGTCGCCGCGGCGGCCTTCATCGGCAGTGTGAACGGTCTCCTCCACGACTGGAGGGCCGGCTGGGTGGACGCGACGCTCGATCAGGTCGTCGACGAGCTGGTGCTGTTGCTGCTGGGCATCGTCCGCCCGGCCGGGTGGTGGCCCGGCGCGTAG